The following coding sequences are from one Gigantopelta aegis isolate Gae_Host chromosome 15, Gae_host_genome, whole genome shotgun sequence window:
- the LOC121390400 gene encoding uncharacterized protein LOC121390400 isoform X2, whose translation MSSLIKSVTFCEENGGTKEMLTRKTNVFLKLKRADPVRPSTVSNLPQRQSEPLFSEEEEADGDEEDISPILPTSDEEHSDLESALSSLMPKRMKATSITAPTPSTLSCVSSISSTSRRKKKSQSETIDKLDVLLMEMTKQMNSTDEEIRTVTANTEARTPEDDFFVMISRRVRMMSANTQLWMENQVWDLYMQARRDQAGMPVMGANTGTAMINATYTPALMPGHYSQTQNFHMNHTDNTQNTQTLTQLQTPSQHSQQQHPVNTKTDVTGILQYP comes from the exons ATGTCCTCTCTTATCAAATCG GTGACATTCTGCGAAGAAAATGGAGGAACAAAAGAGATGCTTACAAGAAAAACAAACGTCTTCTTGAAACTAAAAAGAGCGGATCCTGTGCGTCCAAG CACAGTCAGCAATCTGCCGCAGAGGCAATCAGAGCCTCTCTTCAGTGAGGAAGAAGAAGCGGATGGTGATGAAGAAGATATTAGTCCTATATTGCCCACGTCTGATGAAGAGCATTCTGACTTAGAGTCTGCATTGAG TAGTCTAATGCCCAAGAGAATGAAGGCCACCAGCATCACAGCACCTACCCCATCCACATTATCATGTGTGAGCTCCATCTCCTCAACATCcaggagaaagaaaaagagtcAATCGGAAACAATTGATAAGTTAGATGTTTTGCTTATGGAAATGACCAAACAGATGAACTCCACTGATGAAGAAATACGAACGGTGACGGCAAACACCGAGGCCAGAACACCTGAAGATGACTTCTTCGTGATGATTTCTCGACGGGTTCGAATGATGTCTGCAAACACCCAACTGTGGATGGAGAACCAGGTGTGGGACTTGTATATGCAAGCGAGGAGGGATCAGGCTGGCATGCCCGTCATGGGCGCCAACACTGGGACAGCTATGATCAACGCAACATACACACCCGCACTCATGCCCGGGCACTACTCGCAAACCCAAAATTTTCACATGAAccacacagacaacacacagAACACGCAGACACTGACACAACTACAAACACCAAGTCAACACTCACAACAACAGCACCCAGTAAATACAAAAACtgatgtcacggggatcctacaatacccgtaa
- the LOC121390540 gene encoding putative nuclease HARBI1 has protein sequence MVTLRYLAKGDFLSEVADVHGISKSSASRCINSVCDAMCHRLNNIHFPRNNAEVREVKEKFYSLASFPNVIGAIDGTLIPIQGMTGTDENLYVCRKGFHALNIMAVADAKMRFININTRFPGASHDVYILMSSNIHRMMENLPGGWLVGDSGYPLKTWLMTPLIHPTSHKEISYNRAHCKTRVVIERAFGVLKSRFRCIHKSGGALPFSPKKCSRIIETFRLHNKAINENIPLLHGGHILQINNNHICRNVPDRQAQTIRQQLIARF, from the exons ATGGTTACTTTAAGATATTTAGCTAAAGGAGATTTCTTGTCTGAAGTTGCAGACGTACATGGCATATCAAAGTCATCAGCATCCAGATGCATAAACAGTGTATGTGATGCTATGTGTCACAGACTTAATAATATACACTTCCCACGTAACAATGCTGAAGTGAGAGAAGTAAAAGAGAAGTTTTACTCGTTGGCATCCTTTCCAAATGTAATTGGTGCCATAGATGGTACATTAATACCAATTCAAGGTATGACAGGAACTGATGAAAATCTGTACGTTTGTCGCAAAGGGTTCCATGCTTTAAACATCATGGCAGTGGCTGATGCAAAAATgag ATTCATCAATATAAATACAAGATTCCCTGGTGCATCTcatgatgtatatattttaatgagttCCAACATTCACCGAATGATGGAGAACTTGCCAGGAGGGTGGCTTGTTGGTGATTCTGGATATCCCTTGAAAACATGGCTGATGACACCCCTCATTCATCCAACAAGTCACAAAGAAATATCATACAACAGGGCACATTGCAAAACAAGAGTCGTCATTGAAAGGGCATTTGGTGTCTTAAAATCCAGATTCAG ATGTATCCATAAAAGTGGTGGAGCATTACCATTTTCGCCGAAAAAATGCTCACGAATAATTGAAACCTTCCGTCTGCATAATAAAgcaataaatgaaaacattcctttgCTACATGGTGGACATATActgcaaataaacaacaaccaCATTTGCAGAAATGTTCCTGACAGACAAGCACAAACAATTCGCCAGCAACTAATTGCAAGATTTTAA
- the LOC121390400 gene encoding uncharacterized protein LOC121390400 isoform X1 — protein MTGDILRRKWRNKRDAYKKNKRLLETKKSGSCASKVTKIMFYDQLSFLDPYIADRSTVSNLPQRQSEPLFSEEEEADGDEEDISPILPTSDEEHSDLESALSSLMPKRMKATSITAPTPSTLSCVSSISSTSRRKKKSQSETIDKLDVLLMEMTKQMNSTDEEIRTVTANTEARTPEDDFFVMISRRVRMMSANTQLWMENQVWDLYMQARRDQAGMPVMGANTGTAMINATYTPALMPGHYSQTQNFHMNHTDNTQNTQTLTQLQTPSQHSQQQHPVNTKTDVTGILQYP, from the exons ATGACag GTGACATTCTGCGAAGAAAATGGAGGAACAAAAGAGATGCTTACAAGAAAAACAAACGTCTTCTTGAAACTAAAAAGAGCGGATCCTGTGCGTCCAAGGTGACGAAAATTATGTTCTACGATCAGTTATCATTCCTTGACCCATACATTGCTGATCGTAG CACAGTCAGCAATCTGCCGCAGAGGCAATCAGAGCCTCTCTTCAGTGAGGAAGAAGAAGCGGATGGTGATGAAGAAGATATTAGTCCTATATTGCCCACGTCTGATGAAGAGCATTCTGACTTAGAGTCTGCATTGAG TAGTCTAATGCCCAAGAGAATGAAGGCCACCAGCATCACAGCACCTACCCCATCCACATTATCATGTGTGAGCTCCATCTCCTCAACATCcaggagaaagaaaaagagtcAATCGGAAACAATTGATAAGTTAGATGTTTTGCTTATGGAAATGACCAAACAGATGAACTCCACTGATGAAGAAATACGAACGGTGACGGCAAACACCGAGGCCAGAACACCTGAAGATGACTTCTTCGTGATGATTTCTCGACGGGTTCGAATGATGTCTGCAAACACCCAACTGTGGATGGAGAACCAGGTGTGGGACTTGTATATGCAAGCGAGGAGGGATCAGGCTGGCATGCCCGTCATGGGCGCCAACACTGGGACAGCTATGATCAACGCAACATACACACCCGCACTCATGCCCGGGCACTACTCGCAAACCCAAAATTTTCACATGAAccacacagacaacacacagAACACGCAGACACTGACACAACTACAAACACCAAGTCAACACTCACAACAACAGCACCCAGTAAATACAAAAACtgatgtcacggggatcctacaatacccgtaa
- the LOC121390400 gene encoding uncharacterized protein LOC121390400 isoform X3, which produces MTGDILRRKWRNKRDAYKKNKRLLETKKSGSCASKVTKIMFYDQLSFLDPYIADRSTVSNLPQRQSEPLFSEEEEADGDEEDISPILPTSDEEHSDLESALSSNAMRVVPPLLEVCSDLHPVCRGLWHAHNNWLQGLPNGWQNTPQ; this is translated from the exons ATGACag GTGACATTCTGCGAAGAAAATGGAGGAACAAAAGAGATGCTTACAAGAAAAACAAACGTCTTCTTGAAACTAAAAAGAGCGGATCCTGTGCGTCCAAGGTGACGAAAATTATGTTCTACGATCAGTTATCATTCCTTGACCCATACATTGCTGATCGTAG CACAGTCAGCAATCTGCCGCAGAGGCAATCAGAGCCTCTCTTCAGTGAGGAAGAAGAAGCGGATGGTGATGAAGAAGATATTAGTCCTATATTGCCCACGTCTGATGAAGAGCATTCTGACTTAGAGTCTGCATTGAG CTCCAATGCAATGCGGGTAGTTCCACCTCTTCTCGAAGTTTGCAGCGATCTCCACCCAGTCTGTCGAGGTCTGTGGCATGCTCATAACAACTGGCTGCAAGGTCTGCCAAATGGCTGGCAGAACACACCTCAG TAG
- the LOC121390320 gene encoding nuclear apoptosis-inducing factor 1-like, with translation MTADMAMETKKRKANWNENELEVLADAVVCDINIIRGKFFSSLTHEKKQSVWMKITEKINAVSTAGRSVEEVKKKWHDSLSIVKKKESNRLKSMRETGGGPPLEVIFKQWELSILQTLSPTAISGIPGAVDTSEESVPSVQAVPSDINNNDSVEDNEDSVRTI, from the exons ATGACAGCAGACATGGCAATGGAAACGAAAAAGAGGAAGGCCAACTGGAATGAAAATGAATTGGAAGTGTTAGCAGACGCTGTGGTGTGCGACATTAACATTATCAGAGGGAAATTTTTTTCCTCATTAACCCATGAAAAGAAACAGAGTGTATGGATGAAAATAACAGAAAA GATCAACGCTGTCAGTACTGCAGGAAGGTCTGTAgaagaagttaaaaaaaaatggcacgACAGCTTAAGCattgttaaaaagaaagagagCAATCGATTGAAATCAATGAGAGAAACTGGTGGTGGACCACCATTGGAAGTCATATTTAAGCAATGGGAGTTGTCA ATTTTACAGACACTTTCACCAACCGCAATATCAGGAATTCCTGGTGCTGTCGATACAAGTGAAGAAAGTGTTCCATCAGTGCAAG CTGTTCCATCAGACATCAACAACAATGACAGTGTGGAAG ATAATGAAGATTCTGTGAGGACAATTTGA